One Pseudorasbora parva isolate DD20220531a chromosome 8, ASM2467924v1, whole genome shotgun sequence DNA window includes the following coding sequences:
- the eif3k gene encoding eukaryotic translation initiation factor 3 subunit K isoform X2, translating to MATTFEQMRANVGKLLRGIDRYNPENLATLERYVDTQARENAYDLEANLAVLKLYQFNPAYFQTTVTAQILLKALTNLPHTDFTLCKCMIDQTHQEERPIRQILYLGNLLETCHFQSFWSSLEENRDLIDGITGFEESVRKFICHVVGITYQNIEHRLLAEMLGDPLDTQVKVWMNKYGWTENEDGQIFIHSQEECVKPKNIVEKIDFESVSSIMATSQ from the exons GTATAACCCTGAGAATCTGGCCACACTGGAGCGGTACGTGGACACTCAGGCCAGAGAGAACGCCTACGACCTGGAGGCCAACCTGGCTGTGCTCAAGCT GTATCAGTTTAACCCGGCGTATTTCCAGACCACCGTCACGGCTCAGATCCTGCTCAAGGCTTTGACCAATCTGCCTCACACTGACTTCACTCTCTGCAAGTGCATGATCGACCAGACCCAC CAAGAGGAGCGGCCGATAAGACAGATCCTGTATCTCGGCAACCTGCTGGAGACGTGTCACTTCCAGAGCTTCTgg tcCAGTCTGGAGGAGAACCGAGATCTCATCGATGGAATCACAGGATTTGAGGAATCTGTGCGCAAAT TCATCTGTCATGTTGTGGGAATCACGTATCAGAACATCGAGCACAGACTCCTGGCGGAGATGCTGGGAGACCCTCtgg ACACACAGGTGAAGGTGTGGATGAATAAGTACGGCTGGACGGAGAACGAGGACGGTCAGATCTTCATCCACAGTCAGGAGGAGTGTGTGAAGCCCAAGAACATCGTGGAGAAGATCGACtttgaga GCGTCTCCAGCATCATGGCCACATCGCAgtga
- the eif3k gene encoding eukaryotic translation initiation factor 3 subunit K isoform X1 yields the protein MATTFEQMRANVGKLLRGIDRYNPENLATLERYVDTQARENAYDLEANLAVLKLYQFNPAYFQTTVTAQILLKALTNLPHTDFTLCKCMIDQTHQQEERPIRQILYLGNLLETCHFQSFWSSLEENRDLIDGITGFEESVRKFICHVVGITYQNIEHRLLAEMLGDPLDTQVKVWMNKYGWTENEDGQIFIHSQEECVKPKNIVEKIDFESVSSIMATSQ from the exons GTATAACCCTGAGAATCTGGCCACACTGGAGCGGTACGTGGACACTCAGGCCAGAGAGAACGCCTACGACCTGGAGGCCAACCTGGCTGTGCTCAAGCT GTATCAGTTTAACCCGGCGTATTTCCAGACCACCGTCACGGCTCAGATCCTGCTCAAGGCTTTGACCAATCTGCCTCACACTGACTTCACTCTCTGCAAGTGCATGATCGACCAGACCCAC CAGCAAGAGGAGCGGCCGATAAGACAGATCCTGTATCTCGGCAACCTGCTGGAGACGTGTCACTTCCAGAGCTTCTgg tcCAGTCTGGAGGAGAACCGAGATCTCATCGATGGAATCACAGGATTTGAGGAATCTGTGCGCAAAT TCATCTGTCATGTTGTGGGAATCACGTATCAGAACATCGAGCACAGACTCCTGGCGGAGATGCTGGGAGACCCTCtgg ACACACAGGTGAAGGTGTGGATGAATAAGTACGGCTGGACGGAGAACGAGGACGGTCAGATCTTCATCCACAGTCAGGAGGAGTGTGTGAAGCCCAAGAACATCGTGGAGAAGATCGACtttgaga GCGTCTCCAGCATCATGGCCACATCGCAgtga